From the genome of Mugil cephalus isolate CIBA_MC_2020 chromosome 2, CIBA_Mcephalus_1.1, whole genome shotgun sequence, one region includes:
- the hyls1 gene encoding germ cell nuclear acidic protein isoform X2, translating to MYKMYNPQLDEDSSDDRNSLNSSFWSDGEKPEKEEEEVEGTAAEDSLQEKNPELSHQRSVAAGGSEEGSNDEKEEGEDDGDDEGGGSCSSSSDSPAPSLMTSGYGTYRPEEQEGGEYRDDHTITEFDQDSRGDLSEARDDGEDDGEDDGEDDRSLGSFGESDVEPTHEPDFSKTPAGELEDEQTVSGNKLTSAAAELKPPETEDEFLLEENRSQDDEEEPSLEEKLENLPPLNEVDEDVDESSSNKDVKFIDSKADMKWSMYSKMCEDWEGNLRHRKDAGWLMSTCLRLFAFRCDQLSGGATGRASRVHVSSTGLELRERRPDGPERHPELGGRRRRHLSERPRVLHQSHDSNSERRRPEAQTQILHSTSDEPTNHEEDRPSGQVFPVQTALGNVQTPRREGQEIPPLGDKGTTRLPASTS from the exons ATGTACAAAATGTATAACCCTCAGCTGGACGAAGACAGCAGCGATGACAGGAATTCCCTCAACTCCTCCTTTTGGTCTGATGGAGAGAAGccggaaaaggaggaggaggaggttgaagGAACGGCTGCTGAGGACTCGCTTCAGGAGAAAAACCCTGAGCTGAGCCACCAAAGGAGCGTCGCTGCCGGGGGCTCGGAAGAAGGGAGCAAcgatgaaaaggaggagggagaagatgatGGTGACGACGAAGGCGGTGGAAGTTgtagcagcagctcagacagtccaGCACCGAGTCTGATGACCTCTGGCTACGGGACGTACCGAccggaggagcaggagggaggagagtaCAGAGACGACCACACCATAACCGAGTTCGACCAGGACAGCCGGGGAGATCTGTCCGAGGCGAGGGACGACGGAGAGGACGACGGAGAGGACGACGGAGAGGACGACCGCTCTCTCGGCAGCTTCGGCGAATCCGACGTCGAACCTACGCACGAGCCAGACTTCAGCAAGACTCCAGCGGGTGAGTTAGAGGACGAGCAAACGGTGTCTGGAAACAAACTGACTAGTGCAGCGGCGGAGTTGAAACCTCCTGAGACTGAAGACGAGTTCCTGCTGGAGGAGAATCGTTCCcaggatgatgaagaggagccgAGTCTGGAAGAGAAGCTGGAAAACCTTCCTCCGCTGAACGAAGTGGACGAAGATGTGGACGAGTCTTCAAGCAACAAAGACGTCAAGTTCATCGACTCTAAAGCGGATATGAAGTGGTCGATGTACAGCAAGATGTGTGAGGACTGGGAGGGAAACCTCAGACATAGGAAGG ACGCAGGTTGGCTGATGTCCACATGTCTCCGGTTGTTTGCGTTCAGATGCGACCAGTTATCTGGAGGAGCGACTGGCCGAGCTTCGCGTGTCCACGTCAGCTCAACGGGACTCGAGCTCCGAGAACGAAGACCGGACGGACCTGAGCGACACCCGGAGCTCGGAGGCCGACGGCGACGGCATCTCTCTGAGCGCCCTCGAGTCCTACATCAGAGCCATG ACTCAAACTCAGAGCGAAGGAGACCTGAGGCCCAAACCCAAATCCT TCATTCGACCAGTGATGAGCCAACAAACCATGAAGAAGACCGACCCAGTGGCCAA GTATTTCCAGTACAAACAGCTCTGGGAAATGTTCAAACTCCCCGGAGAGAAGGACAGGAGATCCCTCCGCTGGGAGATAAAG GAACGACTCGCCTACCAGCCTCCACCT cctaa
- the hyls1 gene encoding hydrolethalus syndrome protein 1 homolog isoform X3, translating into MCSDPKLESVMDNLDFSEEEIQEQLAILGYNNIPKHRLLEFKQDLDDLIRHGEWRSLAPSTRLNHKTVTTTSQPSPPVFTKEKVGRCYIEDTSEGFFLHANRADHDREDRGYGRQQGRCDSYAQHSVAPKLQLPPGAPRRLQVEPDVSPLSRLSDSYTSSSDAQEKRFIKRKVLRKHEGQSLVCDESIYSEDSDATSYLEERLAELRVSTSAQRDSSSENEDRTDLSDTRSSEADGDGISLSALESYIRAMTQTQSEGDLRPKPKSFIRPVMSQQTMKKTDPVAKYFQYKQLWEMFKLPGEKDRRSLRWEIKERLAYQPPPPKPRRVYVPNTYVVPTEKKRSALRWEIRNDLANGLLPHKLSYRF; encoded by the exons ATGTGCAG TGACCCAAAGCTGGAAAGCGTCATGGACAACCTGGATTTCtcagaagaggagattcaggaGCAGCTGGCCATCCTCGGCTACAACAACATACCAAAACACAGACTGCTTGAGTTTAAGCAAG ATCTTGATGACCTGATTCGACACGGAGAGTGGAGGAGTCTGGCCCCTTCGACTCGGCTAAACCATAAAACCGTGACGACCACGTCTCAGCCAAGTCCTCCGGTGTTTACCAAAGAGAAAG TTGGTCGGTGCTACATCGAAGACACCAGTGAAGGATTTTTCTTGCATGCAAACAGAGCAGACCATGACAGAGAG GACAGAGGTTATGGACGGCAGCAGGGACGCTGTGACTCGTACGCTCAGCACTCGGTGGCTCCGaagctccagcttcctcctggtGCTCCGAggaggctgcaggtggagccGGATGTTTCCCCGCTCTCACGGCTTTCTGACAGCTACACGTCGTCCTCAGACGCTCAGGAGAAACGCTTCATCAAGAGGAAGGTCCTGAG GAAACATGAAGGGCAGTCGCTTGTCTGTGATGAATCCATCTACAGTGAAGACTCAG ATGCGACCAGTTATCTGGAGGAGCGACTGGCCGAGCTTCGCGTGTCCACGTCAGCTCAACGGGACTCGAGCTCCGAGAACGAAGACCGGACGGACCTGAGCGACACCCGGAGCTCGGAGGCCGACGGCGACGGCATCTCTCTGAGCGCCCTCGAGTCCTACATCAGAGCCATG ACTCAAACTCAGAGCGAAGGAGACCTGAGGCCCAAACCCAAATCCT TCATTCGACCAGTGATGAGCCAACAAACCATGAAGAAGACCGACCCAGTGGCCAA GTATTTCCAGTACAAACAGCTCTGGGAAATGTTCAAACTCCCCGGAGAGAAGGACAGGAGATCCCTCCGCTGGGAGATAAAG GAACGACTCGCCTACCAGCCTCCACCT cctaaaCCTCGGAGGGTTTACGTGCCCAACACTTACGTGGTGCCAACAGAGAAGAAGCGCTCTGCGCTCCGCTGGGAGATCAGGAACGACTTAGCCAACGGCCTCCTTCCGCACAAACTCAGCTACCGGTTTTAG
- the hyls1 gene encoding uncharacterized protein hyls1 isoform X5 translates to MCSDPKLESVMDNLDFSEEEIQEQLAILGYNNIPKHRLLEFKQDLDDLIRHGEWRSLAPSTRLNHKTVTTTSQPSPPVFTKEKVGRCYIEDTSEGFFLHANRADHDREDRGYGRQQGRCDSYAQHSVAPKLQLPPGAPRRLQVEPDVSPLSRLSDSYTSSSDAQEKRFIKRKVLRKHEGQSLVCDESIYSEDSDAGWLMSTCLRLFAFRCDQLSGGATGRASRVHVSSTGLELRERRPDGPERHPELGGRRRRHLSERPRVLHQSHDSNSERRRPEAQTQILHSTSDEPTNHEEDRPSGQVFPVQTALGNVQTPRREGQEIPPLGDKGTTRLPASTS, encoded by the exons ATGTGCAG TGACCCAAAGCTGGAAAGCGTCATGGACAACCTGGATTTCtcagaagaggagattcaggaGCAGCTGGCCATCCTCGGCTACAACAACATACCAAAACACAGACTGCTTGAGTTTAAGCAAG ATCTTGATGACCTGATTCGACACGGAGAGTGGAGGAGTCTGGCCCCTTCGACTCGGCTAAACCATAAAACCGTGACGACCACGTCTCAGCCAAGTCCTCCGGTGTTTACCAAAGAGAAAG TTGGTCGGTGCTACATCGAAGACACCAGTGAAGGATTTTTCTTGCATGCAAACAGAGCAGACCATGACAGAGAG GACAGAGGTTATGGACGGCAGCAGGGACGCTGTGACTCGTACGCTCAGCACTCGGTGGCTCCGaagctccagcttcctcctggtGCTCCGAggaggctgcaggtggagccGGATGTTTCCCCGCTCTCACGGCTTTCTGACAGCTACACGTCGTCCTCAGACGCTCAGGAGAAACGCTTCATCAAGAGGAAGGTCCTGAG GAAACATGAAGGGCAGTCGCTTGTCTGTGATGAATCCATCTACAGTGAAGACTCAG ACGCAGGTTGGCTGATGTCCACATGTCTCCGGTTGTTTGCGTTCAGATGCGACCAGTTATCTGGAGGAGCGACTGGCCGAGCTTCGCGTGTCCACGTCAGCTCAACGGGACTCGAGCTCCGAGAACGAAGACCGGACGGACCTGAGCGACACCCGGAGCTCGGAGGCCGACGGCGACGGCATCTCTCTGAGCGCCCTCGAGTCCTACATCAGAGCCATG ACTCAAACTCAGAGCGAAGGAGACCTGAGGCCCAAACCCAAATCCT TCATTCGACCAGTGATGAGCCAACAAACCATGAAGAAGACCGACCCAGTGGCCAA GTATTTCCAGTACAAACAGCTCTGGGAAATGTTCAAACTCCCCGGAGAGAAGGACAGGAGATCCCTCCGCTGGGAGATAAAG GAACGACTCGCCTACCAGCCTCCACCT cctaa
- the hyls1 gene encoding hydrolethalus syndrome protein 1 homolog isoform X4 has translation MDNLDFSEEEIQEQLAILGYNNIPKHRLLEFKQDLDDLIRHGEWRSLAPSTRLNHKTVTTTSQPSPPVFTKEKVGRCYIEDTSEGFFLHANRADHDREDRGYGRQQGRCDSYAQHSVAPKLQLPPGAPRRLQVEPDVSPLSRLSDSYTSSSDAQEKRFIKRKVLRKHEGQSLVCDESIYSEDSDATSYLEERLAELRVSTSAQRDSSSENEDRTDLSDTRSSEADGDGISLSALESYIRAMTQTQSEGDLRPKPKSFIRPVMSQQTMKKTDPVAKYFQYKQLWEMFKLPGEKDRRSLRWEIKERLAYQPPPPKPRRVYVPNTYVVPTEKKRSALRWEIRNDLANGLLPHKLSYRF, from the exons ATGGACAACCTGGATTTCtcagaagaggagattcaggaGCAGCTGGCCATCCTCGGCTACAACAACATACCAAAACACAGACTGCTTGAGTTTAAGCAAG ATCTTGATGACCTGATTCGACACGGAGAGTGGAGGAGTCTGGCCCCTTCGACTCGGCTAAACCATAAAACCGTGACGACCACGTCTCAGCCAAGTCCTCCGGTGTTTACCAAAGAGAAAG TTGGTCGGTGCTACATCGAAGACACCAGTGAAGGATTTTTCTTGCATGCAAACAGAGCAGACCATGACAGAGAG GACAGAGGTTATGGACGGCAGCAGGGACGCTGTGACTCGTACGCTCAGCACTCGGTGGCTCCGaagctccagcttcctcctggtGCTCCGAggaggctgcaggtggagccGGATGTTTCCCCGCTCTCACGGCTTTCTGACAGCTACACGTCGTCCTCAGACGCTCAGGAGAAACGCTTCATCAAGAGGAAGGTCCTGAG GAAACATGAAGGGCAGTCGCTTGTCTGTGATGAATCCATCTACAGTGAAGACTCAG ATGCGACCAGTTATCTGGAGGAGCGACTGGCCGAGCTTCGCGTGTCCACGTCAGCTCAACGGGACTCGAGCTCCGAGAACGAAGACCGGACGGACCTGAGCGACACCCGGAGCTCGGAGGCCGACGGCGACGGCATCTCTCTGAGCGCCCTCGAGTCCTACATCAGAGCCATG ACTCAAACTCAGAGCGAAGGAGACCTGAGGCCCAAACCCAAATCCT TCATTCGACCAGTGATGAGCCAACAAACCATGAAGAAGACCGACCCAGTGGCCAA GTATTTCCAGTACAAACAGCTCTGGGAAATGTTCAAACTCCCCGGAGAGAAGGACAGGAGATCCCTCCGCTGGGAGATAAAG GAACGACTCGCCTACCAGCCTCCACCT cctaaaCCTCGGAGGGTTTACGTGCCCAACACTTACGTGGTGCCAACAGAGAAGAAGCGCTCTGCGCTCCGCTGGGAGATCAGGAACGACTTAGCCAACGGCCTCCTTCCGCACAAACTCAGCTACCGGTTTTAG
- the hyls1 gene encoding germ cell nuclear acidic protein isoform X1, translating to MYKMYNPQLDEDSSDDRNSLNSSFWSDGEKPEKEEEEVEGTAAEDSLQEKNPELSHQRSVAAGGSEEGSNDEKEEGEDDGDDEGGGSCSSSSDSPAPSLMTSGYGTYRPEEQEGGEYRDDHTITEFDQDSRGDLSEARDDGEDDGEDDGEDDRSLGSFGESDVEPTHEPDFSKTPAGELEDEQTVSGNKLTSAAAELKPPETEDEFLLEENRSQDDEEEPSLEEKLENLPPLNEVDEDVDESSSNKDVKFIDSKADMKWSMYSKMCEDWEGNLRHRKDATSYLEERLAELRVSTSAQRDSSSENEDRTDLSDTRSSEADGDGISLSALESYIRAMTQTQSEGDLRPKPKSFIRPVMSQQTMKKTDPVAKYFQYKQLWEMFKLPGEKDRRSLRWEIKERLAYQPPPPKPRRVYVPNTYVVPTEKKRSALRWEIRNDLANGLLPHKLSYRF from the exons ATGTACAAAATGTATAACCCTCAGCTGGACGAAGACAGCAGCGATGACAGGAATTCCCTCAACTCCTCCTTTTGGTCTGATGGAGAGAAGccggaaaaggaggaggaggaggttgaagGAACGGCTGCTGAGGACTCGCTTCAGGAGAAAAACCCTGAGCTGAGCCACCAAAGGAGCGTCGCTGCCGGGGGCTCGGAAGAAGGGAGCAAcgatgaaaaggaggagggagaagatgatGGTGACGACGAAGGCGGTGGAAGTTgtagcagcagctcagacagtccaGCACCGAGTCTGATGACCTCTGGCTACGGGACGTACCGAccggaggagcaggagggaggagagtaCAGAGACGACCACACCATAACCGAGTTCGACCAGGACAGCCGGGGAGATCTGTCCGAGGCGAGGGACGACGGAGAGGACGACGGAGAGGACGACGGAGAGGACGACCGCTCTCTCGGCAGCTTCGGCGAATCCGACGTCGAACCTACGCACGAGCCAGACTTCAGCAAGACTCCAGCGGGTGAGTTAGAGGACGAGCAAACGGTGTCTGGAAACAAACTGACTAGTGCAGCGGCGGAGTTGAAACCTCCTGAGACTGAAGACGAGTTCCTGCTGGAGGAGAATCGTTCCcaggatgatgaagaggagccgAGTCTGGAAGAGAAGCTGGAAAACCTTCCTCCGCTGAACGAAGTGGACGAAGATGTGGACGAGTCTTCAAGCAACAAAGACGTCAAGTTCATCGACTCTAAAGCGGATATGAAGTGGTCGATGTACAGCAAGATGTGTGAGGACTGGGAGGGAAACCTCAGACATAGGAAGG ATGCGACCAGTTATCTGGAGGAGCGACTGGCCGAGCTTCGCGTGTCCACGTCAGCTCAACGGGACTCGAGCTCCGAGAACGAAGACCGGACGGACCTGAGCGACACCCGGAGCTCGGAGGCCGACGGCGACGGCATCTCTCTGAGCGCCCTCGAGTCCTACATCAGAGCCATG ACTCAAACTCAGAGCGAAGGAGACCTGAGGCCCAAACCCAAATCCT TCATTCGACCAGTGATGAGCCAACAAACCATGAAGAAGACCGACCCAGTGGCCAA GTATTTCCAGTACAAACAGCTCTGGGAAATGTTCAAACTCCCCGGAGAGAAGGACAGGAGATCCCTCCGCTGGGAGATAAAG GAACGACTCGCCTACCAGCCTCCACCT cctaaaCCTCGGAGGGTTTACGTGCCCAACACTTACGTGGTGCCAACAGAGAAGAAGCGCTCTGCGCTCCGCTGGGAGATCAGGAACGACTTAGCCAACGGCCTCCTTCCGCACAAACTCAGCTACCGGTTTTAG